DNA from Doryrhamphus excisus isolate RoL2022-K1 chromosome 19, RoL_Dexc_1.0, whole genome shotgun sequence:
GGTGCACGGATGGCCGCAGTCCTGTAAATATGACAGTGTTAAGTGTTAAACACGTTGGATAAACACCTCTCTGACTGAGTTGATCAAAACCCAGCACGCAGGATGTTTGATTGTGCGCCAGTGACTGTGACCATAATGAAGATGATGAGTTAAATGGGATGGTGCATTTAGTGACCGCATTAAGCGGATGATCAGTTCTAAAGGCGGTCATCTCAGAGAACGAGTGTACCTTGAATAACAATGCCAGGTGGCGATCCTTAAGGAGTCGGGGAGGAGCAAGGAGAAGGGTGCAGAGAGAGCAGAACAGTTAAATGGTAGATGGGGAACAAGGCAGGGAGAATCGTAGGTTTGGGTGTCGGAGGAAACCAACGGGAGGAAACAACATTGATTCCCCAGGGCTGAGTCCCTTTGGTGGTTAAAAACCCCAAATAAAAGTCCACGGCACCAAATATCCAAACCTTTGGCTTACCTTCCAAAAGAGGATGCTACAATGTTTGCAGTAGTGCAGAGTGTCCCCGTACTGCTCCTTCACTGGGTAATGCTTCTGAAGCGTGAAGTACATCAGCTTCCAGTCCACGCTATCACTCTTGGTCAAGACCAAATTCCTAGAGAACGGctagaaatacatttaaagatTAAAACGGGAACTCAGTGTAATAATTAAACTGGAGACTGTGAGGCACAGTTTTGAGCCAAAGAACAGTATATGCAGTACACTGGAGaaatgctgccatctagtggtcagcGGTCACACCACAGCCTgagtcttttgtgtttttacctGTTTGTCAGAGAAATGGAAGTGGCACAGCCTCTTCCACAGCATCCTGTTCTCACTGAGGATGTGCAGCGTGGGCGTGGCTTGTCCCAGGTTGATGATGTCGCAGGCGTCGGACAGATTATAAAGGATTTTGTCCTGCATGTGCAGCGGCAGGTCGCTGAATGACATGCCAGTGCATATTTGCTGCAGGGACAAACCAAATCCAAACATGGAGGTCTGATTAGTTTTTTTACAACGACCGATGCGGACGAACATCTACCTTCGGGATCTGCAGGTCGCTGAGCTGCTGCTGCCACTTGAGAATGTTCTCCAGACGACACAGCCAGATGTTGACGTTGCCCACCAGCACGCACCTGCCCACGTGGAGTGTCAGACTGTGCAGTGTGGAGCTGAGATCCTGCAGGAGCTCCTTGACAAGGCGTGGATTATAGTGGTCCTCTGCAACTACACTCCACATAAAATGAAAGCATCCAAAATAGGTCTGTTCGTTATATGAAGATATCACATTagatagctaggtagctagataAATAGATGCATGGTACAGTACTAAACAAAATTTGGGAACACTTTCTCCTACAAGACAATGCAGGCTCTCGGGTGAGCTGTCGCCCATCCCAGCTACAGCCTGGACtgcttgccagccaatcacagggtgcaTATTAAAAGACAACcactgcatgtttttgggatgtagGTGCAAGCTGGAACACCCAGAAAAAAGCCAcacaagcacagggagaacatgcaacctccacacagagatgcccaaaacGACTGCGAGGGAGACGTCCTCCACCAAGCTGCCAAAACAGTATGTATAGCACAAAATCTAAAGGCCATCTTGGCAAGAGAAGCAAAAAAAACCTTGTAAATATTCCCTTGTGTGCAGcttggtaataaataaatgctacAAGTATGCAACATTTGGGCAAAACctatgtaatatacagtatggaaGGCCGTTTTTGGCACTGAAAGGGAAATAATATCCAAATGATAAGTCATACCTTTTCGTACAATCTTCTCTAGAATGTTGAAGTAGTTTTTCTGGGCGGCTCCGCTCAACGATGTCAGCTGGGATCTGGCTATTAGCTGGAAAAGCTATACAGTGCAAAGAATAGCGAGAAAGATTTAAGACAGAAAATGGCCGATTACACGTGATGATGAGATCGTGGCTGCCCACTTTTGCCACATAGTTGAATCGTCTCAAGTCGTGGATGGCGCTGGAAAAGTCCAGGCGGTTCAGTGCTTCGCCTAGAGTGCAGTACCCGTGGCGCTGTGCATCATAACATGACAGTGTTTTAATCTCACGGTAACAAATACGACATGCAATTTCATAACAGACCTCATACTCACTTCTTTTGTGCTGCCTTTCTGCACGTAGATCCATTTATCCCTGAAAGAAACTGCAGAAGGATAAAACAGACACAAATTACCCTACTATCCCAGGAATAATGACCAACCTGAATATAAGAGGAACCCtaggaaaaaatattgtttatagGAAAATGAATCACTATTttatatttgaataaaatgtcTCAAATGATGACGGTGCACTGCAAAAACTCACACTGagattttgtgttgttgttgtagaaGTTCTTTCTCCTTTTTGGGGTGGCAAGTTCACAAATATCTTGAACAAACAGATGGTCATCGTTGTCACAAGGGAACCTGAGAGGAAAATTTAGTACATTGACTAACTGTGTCAGTCAGCATGTATTGGGGTACCTTTAGGGTTATTAGGATTGGCTTTAGGTATTGCATCTTATtatgcaggtgtgcctaatgaagtggtCAACAAGTGCACAAACAGGCTACGCCTCGAGATGAGCAAGCTTAACTGTAATCCCCTTGTCTGCGTCAATTTACGAGGTCAAACAGGAAGACATGCGAGTGCAGTGATTTGTCTCGCCGAATTATGTGAGAGGAGGGCTGCAGCCAAGCATTTCACACATGTTGCATACGGAAACGACAACCTCCTTGGAGACAAAAGAATACGTCAAGGAGCAGTAGCCGAAAAAGAAGGGAGGATAAGTGGCGAGATTAACTACATCCAGAACCATGTagactttttaattttatgtgcaGCAATACTGGCTGTGCTCTGAAACAGTACAGATAGAAATCATTGCATTAAAATGACATGTATTATGGGATTTATTAGGTCTAAGAAGATTACAGAACGGCATCTCCACGGCAAGCTAGCTGTTTTAGTGATTTCATGATTTATAGTGGTAATGTTTTACACTTGTTCGTACTTGTGAATCtgcaatgtgattttttttttcatttgtggaATGGGTAGGATTAagtaaactctgcttcttcctactcgtTTTCAGACCCGTGCAAACGTGATATTTCACATAACAAATTGTTGATTGTTAAAGAGAGTGTGTTTCTCTTGCAATTATATTAGAGATGGGCATTTCATTATGTTTCCTTAATTTGCCACGACGAGAACAATCAAtgaattgtgttaaaaaaaaatatatatagattgCAGTAAATTAGTTTTATGTTTACGCTAAGAGAaatacagttcccatgatgcttagagtgcccGACCAGGAAGTAGGTCCATATTAGACTACTATCACATAAAAGTCATATGCAGCGAATGTTttcatctgacaaatcttaagtaactttgatcaaatgtagaattgctACAGCTTCTGCTGCATATTACGTGAATTATCATTCACAGTAGTGATGCCATAGCTCACAGTCTGATAGACTTTTGGCTGACCTTTTCTCACGCGATAGCTTTTCTATTATGAATCTTGCTAGATCTTGGCCTTGATTGCTCATAATAAATCAATGAGAGAGTATATGTAAAATACTACAATGTGTACAATGAAACAACATAGTCTTTCAGCACATGGCATAATGTGCCAGTCTGCACCTCCACTTAATGAGGTCACATTGCCAGAGTCAAGCTGCCACTTGGCGAGGGGCCAATCTGGTAGCGATGATGTCACCAGTAATTGTCCCATGCCGTGACTCGGGTCTTTCAGTGAGTGAGGAATGCTATAAGTGCCGTTGTGTGTTCACAACAATCAACAGAAAATTGCAACATTGTCACCCAAGTGAAATGTCACCGGGTAGCATTGAGATTCCCACTTTTAGTACTTACGCAATGCAAAGAACAATGTGACACCATGTCCACAATGGACCGATAAGCATTGCAAGCTTTAGGCATTAGTCAATAATGACTAATTACTGGAAGCTGCTCCAAAAATGGTCATGCTTGCTGTCATGAATATGAAGTATGCATCAATTTCCTATCCTGCTTCGGTTCATACGATCATACAACCCATAAAAGGAAATCTTTCATTCGCAGCAGTATTTCATTACTTCTGCATGTCTCAACAAAGCTCGACTGATTGAGGAAGATGCAATGATGGAACACAAATCATACAATTACAATGTTTCATTCAGAACTATTTTGTGTATATGTCAGTACATGTGATGCTATTATATTGTGAGACTTAATCATGCAGTTCCtgtaaaaagtaaacaaagtaaaggacaaaacaaacaagctGTGACAAGACAATGAAAATGACTTGCTCTTACTGCTTTAAATCTAACTCTCTGTTGCTGTCTTCCAGTTCGTGTCCATAGAAGACCATCCTCTTCCAGCCATGTTCTGTCTTGGTCCAGGTGCACCCCGGGGACCTCCAGTCCTTGCCCAAGAAAGGCATTTTTTGTGGTaattgggggtgggggtcccTGCAATGCAGAGCACCTGCAAGATTTGACATGATGCTTAATTAAATTATCCATTTTGAATTACACTTAAGGCCTGGCGTTCATCACATTCAATTATCGATACATTTTCATGGTAATATACAGACAAAGGAGTATTAGATTTATAATGTACAGGTTTTGGATCcactacagaaaaaaatgaatagtaTTTATAGACAAAATTGTTAGTAACGCATTGATAACAACAACAGTTTACACACAGCATTACGTTTCTACAATTGTAATCCGTAAAATTGTAACGCTAATAGATGAATACAACACATCTAATAACGactatttatataaaaataagctAAACTAACCTCAACAGGCAATGACAACTCCTTTATGTACGTCTTCCGTGTTTGTTCCTTGCTCTTCTTTTCCACCGTCCCCTCGAAATATTGACGGAAGTAAACACAGTACGGGCTCTCAGCTCAGCTACGCCCACTTTCTCTCTGACTGGACGAATCATGGAAATATATCTTGTTGCTACGCAGCGTAACGCTGCGGATTGGCTTAGGGCGCTGTCAATCACTGTCTTTTTCTAATCCTCTCTGTTTTGTTGGGGCTTTCTC
Protein-coding regions in this window:
- the fbxo25 gene encoding F-box only protein 25 isoform X1, coding for MPFLGKDWRSPGCTWTKTEHGWKRMVFYGHELEDSNRELDLKQFPCDNDDHLFVQDICELATPKRRKNFYNNNTKSQFSFRDKWIYVQKGSTKERHGYCTLGEALNRLDFSSAIHDLRRFNYVAKLFQLIARSQLTSLSGAAQKNYFNILEKIVRKVAEDHYNPRLVKELLQDLSSTLHSLTLHVGRCVLVGNVNIWLCRLENILKWQQQLSDLQIPKQICTGMSFSDLPLHMQDKILYNLSDACDIINLGQATPTLHILSENRMLWKRLCHFHFSDKQPFSRNLVLTKSDSVDWKLMYFTLQKHYPVKEQYGDTLHYCKHCSILFWKDRHLALLFKDCGHPCTANDPDSCLMPVSPQHFINLFQF
- the fbxo25 gene encoding F-box only protein 25 isoform X2; the encoded protein is MPFLGKDWRSPGCTWTKTEHGWKRMVFYGHELEDSNRELDLKQFPCDNDDHLFVQDICELATPKRRKNFYNNNTKSQFSFRDKWIYVQKGSTKERHGYCTLGEALNRLDFSSAIHDLRRFNYVAKLFQLIARSQLTSLSGAAQKNYFNILEKIVRKVAEDHYNPRLVKELLQDLSSTLHSLTLHVGRCVLVGNVNIWLCRLENILKWQQQLSDLQIPKQICTGMSFSDLPLHMQDKILYNLSDACDIINLGQATPTLHILSENRMLWKRLCHFHFSDKQPFSRNLVLTKSDSVDWKLMYFTLQKHYPVKEQYGDTLHYCKHCSILFWKDCGHPCTANDPDSCLMPVSPQHFINLFQF